TTTGACCTCAGCTTCATCCAGCGGTTTCCATCCAAACATGAATTGCGCACTTGCACAACCCAAAGTCTCTTTTGTTCCCAATACTGTCTGCCCTTTCATTCTGGGACCAATTTCAAACTGGCAAAATGTTATGGGATGAACCGGTACGTGGTAAGTGGCATTGTTTTTAAAATCATCAAGCTCGGTATCGTTAAAAATAAATTTCACGGCTATCGGATAGTGCATAAGTCTGAGCTCATCCATCAGAATGTGCTGTATTTCTCTGTTATCCATAAATAAATCCCTCCTATTGTATTTTATCGTGTTGTTTCTCTTTAATCTGTGAGTCGGCAAGCGCTTTAAGTGCCTCTTTATCTGTGGGGTTATCTTTTGTGTACCCGGTGAGGAAATAAACAGCCCGCTCATGCTGGTTAATCTTTATCAGGGCAAGTGCGATTTGTTTGTCTCTGTCTTTTAAAAAATATGTTGAGATTAAAAGGTGTACCTGTGCCTCATCCACCCTGCCTTTTTTCATCAATGCAAGGTACATGGAATAGTTAATGTTTTTACTTGTCGGCATGATATTTAACCCTTTGGAAAATGCCGCTATTGCCTCATCCGTTTGGCCGTGGTCCATAAGGTCTAACCCATAATTGTTGTAAGCTACGAAATTATAGGGTGATACCTCTATTGCGTGTTTATACAAACTGTGGGAGTTTTTCCACGTAGCAGCCTGAAAGCAGGTCATTACGGAGAAAGTTGACAGAGAAAGAATTATTACCGAAATAAAAAAATACTCAGACTTTGGAAATCGCACTACTATATCCTTAACTCCAAAGCTAAGCATAATGTAAATTCCTGTCATCGGGATGTATGTATATCTGTCAGACATAGGGGCAAGTCCGATTTGTACAATCTGAATAACAGGAACCAGTGTTCCCACATAAAAAAGCCAGCCTGTAATCAGATATGGATACCGGCGGGCTTTCAAAAGCGCAAACACCGTAATCAGTATCAAAACCAGTGTTTTTAAGATAATGGGATAGCCCATAGCTTTAGCGGCGTATGGATAAATGACTGCAAGGTGAACCGGATAAACCAGCTCAATTAAATATTGCATATACGAATTTACAGAGTTTAAAATCCTAAAACCTAAAGGTAAAATATTAACATCAGCGGTCACACCGGCATCGTGCTGAAGTTTAAAGGTCACAATTGAAGACAAAACTGTAAGAATAAGAAACGGTATTTTTTCTGCTGCTATTTTTTGCCATCGGACGGTGTTTAATCTTCTAAGCGGCCAGAAATCAAGCAATAAGATAACAAACGGCAGAGTCACTGCCATAGGTTTAGACATCAGGGCAAGGATAAAAAAAAGTAGAGACGCAAAATAAAAATTCCGTTCCTGTCCATATTTTACGTAACAAATTAAGCTTAGAAACCAAAACATGGCACAAAGGAGATTTTTCCTTTCAGATATCCATGCGACAGTTTCCACCCCCAGAGGATGCAGAGCAAACAGAGCGGCAACGCCTGCCGATAAAAAAATATCCCCCTTTGTCATTAGCTTAAACAGCCAAAACAGCAAACACACATTTAGCAAATGAACTGTCAGGTTTGTAAAATGATGGCCTCCCGGATTGTTTTTGCCAAACACAGAGATGTCTGTCATATGGGAGACCCATGTAAGAGGAAACCAATTTGAATCATAACCGGCACTAAGTGCCCACAAGATGCCCTTAAAGGTCAGTCCGTCAGCTATATGTGGATTTTCCATAACATACCTGAAATCATCGTAGCTTACAAAATCAAAGTGTAGAACCTGAATATAAACGCACGCAGTTAATGTGACAATGACAAAAAGTGCCTTGACACTATCCCCGCTATTGATATTGGCTGGTTGCAACATATAGTATATATCCCTGCATTTATGCTATTCTATCATAACAAGATGTATAAAAACCTCTGTAAATACCAAGCCCTTATCGTCCCTGAGGGCAGGCTAAACTGCCGTAACAAGATAGCCGGCATTTTCAGGTTAGCGTTCTTGTGTGTACTTTTCCTTATCTTGCTATGGGGATGTACCAGGGACACTCAGCCTTTAAGAGTAGGTACTAACGTATGGCCCGGGTATGAACCGCTTTATTTAGCCAGGGAGTTAAAGTATTTTGATAACAACATATTGCTTGTTGAGTATTCCTCAGCCTCAGATGTAATCAGAGGCTTTCGCTATAATGCAATAGATGCGGCGGCACTAACCATGGATGAGGCTTTACTGCTGATTAAGGATGGATATGATATAACAGTTGTCCTTGCAATGGACATTTCATCCGGAGGAGATGTCATTTTAGGCAGAAGTGGATTAAATAAGCTCTCAGACATTAAGGGGAAACGCGTTGGTGTTGAAAAGACTGCGCTTGGTTCATATTTCTTTGCAATTGCACTGGAGACTGTTGGATTAAAACCTTCGGACACCATACCAGTCAACATGGAGGTTGACAGGCACGAAACAGCCCTTAAAACCGGGATTGTGGATGCTGTTGTGACATTTGAGCCAGTGAGAATAAAGTTAATTGCCGCAGGCGCAAATGTACTTTTTGACAGCTCTCAGGTTTACGGAGCTATTGTAGATGTACTTGTAGTGCATAATGACTATCTGAGAAAGACTCCCAATAATGTAAATACACTGAATGCTTTACTTGAAGGGTGGTTTAAATCTCTTGACTATGTGCATAGCAATCCTCAAAATGCATATAAGATAATGGCGGAAAGAGAGGGTATCTCAAAAGATGAGTTCGTTACGGCACTGAAAGGGCTGCATATTCCTGACATAAAGGAAAACCGTACGATGCTATGCGGCATAAAACCAACACTTCTTTTGACAACTAACCAAATGAAGAGATTTATGATTGCCAATGATTTACTCCAAAAAGATTTCAATGTAAATAGCATTTTTGACAAATGCCAGATAAACGCCCTGAAAAGATGACAACCGGAATTAAAAACATTACAACTGCCAACAAATACCCGTTTGTGTTGTCTCTGCGCTTTATAATCCCGCTTATATTGGTGCTGATGACAATGTTAAGTTTCCTTTATATCAATTATTTAGAAAGGCAGAGAGCTTTAACACGAATTCAGGAAAACAGCCTGAGAGAAATTACGGAACTTGCTATTTATCTACAGAATATACTGGAACATCTAATAAAAGAAAATCGCATAGATCTCGTTCAGGAACAAATAGGATTGCTTGGCTCAAATATCAAATTACGGCTGGTATTGTTAGCGGACGAAAATGATAATATTATTGCATCAAGCCAGCGCAAATGGAATGGCCATAATATTGACGAGGTCTTCTCTTCTAATTTGACCGGCGATGAAAAGCTGAATATCTTAAGTGGTGTGGAAACTACAAGGTCACATAGAAAGTCTAACGTCATAAAATCCGCTTATGACGCTTCTTTATATGCCCTATACCCTATATATTCCTCAATATTAGGGGAACAACTCCATCATGTAAGTGTCTGTGTTTTGTATATAGAGTATGATTTATCCAGACAAACATACAATTCAAACAGAAGGATATTTCTAAGTGATTTAAACTACCTGATTTTCTTTGCCATCGCATATATCCTTCTTGGCTCCGTAATACATCTGCTTATAACACGCAGGTTAATCAAGCTGGCTTCTGTTGTTAAAAAGTTCGCAAGTGGAGAGATGACAGTAAGAGCAGGTACTGACGGAAAAGACGAAATAACGAATCTCGCCTTCGGTTTAAACACAATGCTTAACAAAATTATAGCAGCACAGTCTGATTTACAGAAATCAAAAGATGAGCTGCTCGATATTTTAGAAAGTATCAGCGACGGGTTCTTCACCCTGAACAGGGAGTGGCGTTATACCTACTTAAATACAAATGCTGGGAGGATGGTAAAGCGTAATTCCAAAGACCTCATTGGCAAAATCATTACTGAGGAATTCCCTGAAATCGTTGACACTCCTTATTACCGGTTATACGATAACGTTATGAAAACTGGTGAAGTAACACACTTTGAATACTATTACCCGTTGCTTGAAAGATGGTATGAAGGAACTGTATATCCTTATACAGATGGCATCTCTGTTTATTTCCAGGATGTTACTGAACGTAAGAGGTTAGAGGAACAGGATAAGACAATTCTTCGTACTTCTTTAGACGGTTTTATAATATTTAATGCCGAAGGAGGATTTATAGAGACAAATGACGCATTTTGCAACATGACGGGTTACACATCCGAGGATTTGCTGAATATGAGTTTATCGGACATAGAAGCATCTGAAAGCCCTGAGGAAACCCGGCTCCATATACAACAAATTAGCGATGTCGGCTCTGATAAATTTGAAACCAAACACAAAACAAAGGATGGCAGAATCATTGACGTTGAAGTGAGCATAAATTTCATAAGGAATAGCGGGCTTATCTTTGCATTTCTACGTGATATCACAAAGAGAAAGAATATGGAAATGCAACTCAACGAACTTAACAAAAACCTGCAAAGAAGGGTAACTGAAGAGGTGGAGGAAAACAGGTGGAAGGATCAAGTTATGTTTGAACAGTCCCGCCATATAGCCATGGGAGAACTACTGGTAAATATAGCTCATCACTGGAGACAACCTCTGAATGCCATCTCAGTTATAGCACAGGAAATCAGGGATGCAAAAATGTTTGACGATTTAACTGACGAATATCTCGATAGTAATGTAAATATGATTATGGTAGAGCTGCAGTTGTTATCGGACACGATTGACAACTTTAAGAGTTTCTATCATGTGGAAAAAGAAAAGAAACAATTCAGCATAGCCGGAGCGGTAGAAAAAAGCCTGTCTTTAATGGAGGGATATTTTAAAAATCGTCAAATCAAAATTGAAATAGATGTTAAGAATGATGTTATGGTTGAAGGGTATCCAAACGAGTTTTCCAGAGCTATACTATCCATCCTGAACAACACAAAGGATATATTCGAGGAAAGAGCAATTGAAAATGGACACATAAAGATAAAACTAAAAGAAGATGGCGAGGTTGGTAAGGTAATGTTATGTATATCGGATAATGGTGGCGGAATAAGAGATGATATAATAGGTAAAATATTCGACCCTTATTTTACTACAAAACATAAGGCACGCGGTATCGGGCTTGGACTTTACATAGCAAAGTCTGTAATTGAGATGAACATGTCGGGCTCTATAAGAGCACAAAATACAGAAGAAGGTTTGGAGGTTATAATCGAGTTATGACAAAAGAAAGAGAAGAGAGATTAAAAGACATAAGTGTTCTCTACGTAGAGGATGATGCTATAGTTAGAATCATTATAGCGAAATTCATGCGCAGACGGTGTAAAGCTGTATTTGAAGCTGAAAACGGCAAGGTAGGTGTAGAACTTTATAAACAACATGAGGTAGATATTGTAGTTACAGATTTAGAAATGCCTGTGATGAATGGCTTTGAAATGATAGGACACATACTTAAAATAGAGAGGGAACAGCCGATAATAATCACCACAGGCTATAACGACGATGAGCATACAGTTATCGAGGCGTGTAAACATATAATTAAACCGATAGATGAGGAGAAATTACTTAATGCTATTATTGATTGTGTAGAAAGAAGCAGGTAAGTTATAGCTCGGCTTCAGCCGGCGTTAAACTGATATTGCAGCTATAGTGGTATTCGTTGTTCTTTGACGAATCCCTGGACAATATCTGAATTACCCTGCAACAAAAAGTCCCTTTATGCTATAATTCAATATATATTTAACCGCACACACACGGGGGTAGTTTAGTTTTGGAAACAGAGGCTTTTTTTGGGACATA
The Nitrospirota bacterium genome window above contains:
- a CDS encoding response regulator — its product is MTKEREERLKDISVLYVEDDAIVRIIIAKFMRRRCKAVFEAENGKVGVELYKQHEVDIVVTDLEMPVMNGFEMIGHILKIEREQPIIITTGYNDDEHTVIEACKHIIKPIDEEKLLNAIIDCVERSR
- a CDS encoding ABC transporter substrate-binding protein — its product is MLFYHNKMYKNLCKYQALIVPEGRLNCRNKIAGIFRLAFLCVLFLILLWGCTRDTQPLRVGTNVWPGYEPLYLARELKYFDNNILLVEYSSASDVIRGFRYNAIDAAALTMDEALLLIKDGYDITVVLAMDISSGGDVILGRSGLNKLSDIKGKRVGVEKTALGSYFFAIALETVGLKPSDTIPVNMEVDRHETALKTGIVDAVVTFEPVRIKLIAAGANVLFDSSQVYGAIVDVLVVHNDYLRKTPNNVNTLNALLEGWFKSLDYVHSNPQNAYKIMAEREGISKDEFVTALKGLHIPDIKENRTMLCGIKPTLLLTTNQMKRFMIANDLLQKDFNVNSIFDKCQINALKR
- a CDS encoding PAS domain S-box protein; its protein translation is MPDKRPEKMTTGIKNITTANKYPFVLSLRFIIPLILVLMTMLSFLYINYLERQRALTRIQENSLREITELAIYLQNILEHLIKENRIDLVQEQIGLLGSNIKLRLVLLADENDNIIASSQRKWNGHNIDEVFSSNLTGDEKLNILSGVETTRSHRKSNVIKSAYDASLYALYPIYSSILGEQLHHVSVCVLYIEYDLSRQTYNSNRRIFLSDLNYLIFFAIAYILLGSVIHLLITRRLIKLASVVKKFASGEMTVRAGTDGKDEITNLAFGLNTMLNKIIAAQSDLQKSKDELLDILESISDGFFTLNREWRYTYLNTNAGRMVKRNSKDLIGKIITEEFPEIVDTPYYRLYDNVMKTGEVTHFEYYYPLLERWYEGTVYPYTDGISVYFQDVTERKRLEEQDKTILRTSLDGFIIFNAEGGFIETNDAFCNMTGYTSEDLLNMSLSDIEASESPEETRLHIQQISDVGSDKFETKHKTKDGRIIDVEVSINFIRNSGLIFAFLRDITKRKNMEMQLNELNKNLQRRVTEEVEENRWKDQVMFEQSRHIAMGELLVNIAHHWRQPLNAISVIAQEIRDAKMFDDLTDEYLDSNVNMIMVELQLLSDTIDNFKSFYHVEKEKKQFSIAGAVEKSLSLMEGYFKNRQIKIEIDVKNDVMVEGYPNEFSRAILSILNNTKDIFEERAIENGHIKIKLKEDGEVGKVMLCISDNGGGIRDDIIGKIFDPYFTTKHKARGIGLGLYIAKSVIEMNMSGSIRAQNTEEGLEVIIEL